The Miscanthus floridulus cultivar M001 chromosome 17, ASM1932011v1, whole genome shotgun sequence genome has a window encoding:
- the LOC136517035 gene encoding TOM1-like protein 6 isoform X2 — protein sequence MAAVKVDKATNELLLGPDWTLNIDICDSVNSDHGQGKEVIKALKKRIQHKNANVQFLALTLLETLIKNCGDHVHFQVVERNILEEMMKIVKKKADMQVRDKILMLLDSWQEAFGGPGGKHPHYYWAYAELKRSGVEFPKRSPDAAPIFTPPVTRPESLPSYLQAGYGMPVDSSSRLDEAMSSNGASLSISDLERMLGAVELLNEMLRAVNPNDKDAANDEIITELVAQCRSYQKKIMSSVNLVRLGGEPDG from the exons atggcggcggttaAGGTGGACAAGGCCACCAACGAGCTGCTGCTGGGCCCCGACTGGACCCTCAACATCGATATCTGCGATTCCGTCAACTCCGATCACGG GCAAGGAAAAGAGGTGATTAAAGCTTTGAAAAAACGTATTCAGCACAAGAATGCAAATGTTCAGTTTCTTGCTTTGACG CTATTAGAGACTCTAATAAAGAACTGTGGGGATCATGTACATTTTCAAGTTGTAGAGCGCAATATACTGGAGGAAATGATGAAGATTGTGAAGAAAAAG GCGGATATGCAAGTGAGGGATAAGATCCTGATGCTCCTAGACTCTTGGCAAGAAGCGTTTGGAGGGCCTGGTGGAAAGCACCCTCATTATTACTGGGCATATGCTGAATTGAAG CGATCTGGTGTCGAATTTCCAAAGCGTTCACCTGATGCTGCACCAATATTTACTCCTCCAGTCACACGACCAGAATCTTTGCCATCATATCTTCAAGCAGGGTATGGAATGCCAGTTGATTCTTCCTCAAGGCTTGATGAGGCAATGTCATCAAATGGAGCTTCTCTGAG CATCTCAGACTTGGAACGAATGCTGGGGGCTGTGGAACTATTAAATGAGATGTTGAGAGCTGTCAATCCAAATGATAAAGAC GCTGCCAATGATGAAATTATTACAGAACTTGTGGCCCAATGCCGATCATACCAGAAAAAGATCATGAGTTCAGTAAATTTAGTAAG